One Actinomycetota bacterium DNA window includes the following coding sequences:
- a CDS encoding ImmA/IrrE family metallo-endopeptidase — protein sequence MPHRQSLQRQAGELLSELDLKAGFTAYEFMDKLEQKKGLKITAASLEMPPCHTGLMARSDEGYVLLFKENTSWLHQQHIIFHECAHIILGHKTSKLNEYFNRTDLDEDLEREAEYFAAAIMERALKGALKTKERLAVEKRDNYDIIPSELIEPANKLFDNYLT from the coding sequence ATGCCCCACAGACAGTCGCTCCAAAGGCAGGCGGGGGAGCTTTTAAGTGAACTCGATCTGAAAGCGGGCTTTACGGCCTATGAGTTCATGGATAAGCTTGAACAGAAAAAGGGCTTAAAGATCACGGCGGCATCTTTGGAGATGCCGCCGTGTCACACGGGCCTTATGGCAAGATCGGATGAGGGATATGTGCTGCTCTTCAAGGAGAATACCTCCTGGCTTCATCAGCAGCATATCATCTTTCATGAGTGCGCCCACATCATCCTGGGGCATAAAACCTCCAAACTGAACGAATATTTCAACCGAACCGACCTCGATGAGGACCTCGAAAGAGAGGCTGAGTATTTTGCGGCCGCCATCATGGAGAGAGCTCTTAAGGGCGCCTTGAAAACGAAGGAGAGACTAGCCGTCGAAAAGAGGGATAATTACGATATCATCCCGTCCGAATTGATCGAACCTGCAAACAAACTATTCGATAATTACCTGACCTAA
- a CDS encoding helix-turn-helix transcriptional regulator has translation MSNITDKINFLFSSKLSPNGDEYKYEEVARGTDGKLSPSYVWNLRKGKKDNPSREKIEALAKFFDVAPSFFFTDEDPKKLFKIDDRIEKIIADPKVKEIALRTLELNEKNKEFILTMVEKAQELAER, from the coding sequence ATGAGCAACATTACCGACAAGATCAATTTCCTCTTCTCGAGCAAGCTCAGCCCAAATGGGGATGAGTACAAGTACGAGGAGGTGGCCAGGGGAACAGATGGCAAGCTCTCTCCAAGTTATGTCTGGAACTTGAGGAAGGGCAAGAAGGACAACCCGAGCCGCGAGAAGATCGAGGCATTGGCCAAGTTCTTCGATGTGGCACCCTCTTTCTTCTTCACCGACGAGGATCCCAAAAAGCTTTTCAAGATCGATGACCGCATCGAAAAGATAATCGCCGACCCCAAGGTTAAAGAGATCGCGCTAAGGACTCTCGAACTCAATGAGAAGAATAAAGAGTTCATCTTGACAATGGTCGAAAAGGCTCAGGAGCTAGCAGAGAGATAA